Genomic DNA from Nonomuraea rubra:
CACCGGCGACGCGCTCCTGGCCCCCTCGATCACCCGCCGCCTCGTCGAGCGCTTCGCCGCCGCCGACCGTGTCCCCGGCCCGCCGCCCGCCGGCGCGCACGCGGACCTCGCCACGCTGACACCGCGCGAGCTGGAGGTGCTGACGCTCATGGGCAAGGGCCTGTCGAACGCCGAGCTGGCGTACGCGCTGACGCTCAGCGAGGCGACGGTGAAGACGCACGTCGCCCGCATCTTCACCAAGCTCGCGCTGCGCGACCGCGCCCAGGCGGTCGTCGTCGCCTACGAGACGGGCCTCGTCACGCCCGGCGGCGACTGACCGCTCAGACCAGGCCGACCACGAAACCCTCGTCCTTGATCCCCAGGTACGCCCCCGGACGGTACTGCCGCATCGCCCCCTCGATGACCGGGATGTACTTGGGGCTGGACCCGAGCGGCAGCCGGTAGCCGTTCTTGACGGTGTGGAACTCCCACAGGTGCTCCATCTCCTGGTGCCGCGACCGGAACCCCTGGTCGGCCGGGAACAGGTCGAGCCTGACCATCGTCTTGCGCATGAGGTAGTCGGCCGGCTTGACCCGGCGCTGCCTCGTGCGCGAGATGCCCACCCCCGACAGCTCCGCCCAGGCCACTGCCCACGGCCTGCCCTGCGGATCGTCCCAGCGCACGCCGAAGGAGTCGAACACGAGCCGCCGCGGCCGGCCGACCTTCTTCCACGCGACGACGGGCAGCAGCCCGATGCCCAGGAACACCAGCCCCACCAGCCCGACGGCGACCGCGGTGCCCCCGCCGCCCGTGGTCTGCCCCGTCAGCGCCGAACCGATCGCGATCAACCCGATCACGCCCGCCACCGAGCCACCGGCCAGCGCCCTGACCTTGGCGTCCGCGCCGACGTCGATCACCACGGGCGGCGGCGTGAACGGCTGCTGCTGCGGTGGATGGGGGGAGTTGCGGAAGGGCTGCTGAGGGCCGTGCGTCATGGCAGGCCAGGCTAGTGGCGTCCGGCAGGGGAGCGCACGTGGCGCGGGCCGGGGCGATCGCGAGCATCGACGGGCGGATCGCGCGGGAGCCGGACGTGGACCGGGACGTGGAGCTGTTCTCCCACCTGGAGCCGCGCGACCTGGAGCACGGCGACTACCTGGCCGGGCAGGCCGCCTGATCCCCCGATCGGCTCGCCCGCCGCGGGCTACGATCGGGGTCGTGGAGCTGTGGGAGCGTTCCGCGACCCTGGAACTCCTGGACGGCCTGCTGAGCGAGAGCGCGCGGGGCGGGCGGGTGGCGGTGGTGGCCGGCGAGGCAGGGATCGGCAAGTCCGTGCTGGTCGGGGAGTTCGCGCGGCGGTGCGGCGCGCGGGCGCCTGCGTGACCGAGCTGGTACGCCGGGCCGGGCGGGACCCGGCGACGGTCCACCGGCTGACCGGCGGGAACCCGTTGCTGGTCACCGAGCTGCTCGGCAGCGACGGCGCGGCGGTGCCGAGCACCGTACAGGACCTCATCCTCGACCGGCTGCGGTCACTGCCCGAGCCCGCCAGGGATCTGGCCAGGCTGGTGTCCGCGATGCCGACCCGCGCGGACGCGGCCGTCGTGGCGGGAGTGCCGGAGCTGGTCGAGACGTGTGTCGACGCCGGGGTGCTGGTGCCGGCCTGGGACGGGGTCGCGTTCCGGCACGAGCTGTTGCGCGGCGCGGTGGAGGAGTCGCTGTCGCCCGCCCGGCGGGTCGCGCTGCACCGCCGCGTTCCCGCCCTTCTGGCGGACGCGCCCGGCATCGACCCCGGACGGCTGGTCCACCACGCGCTGAACGCGGGGGACTCGGCCGCCGTCCTGCACTACGGGCAACTCGCCGGGGCGGGCGCGGCCCGGCAGGGAGCCCACCGCGAGGCCGCCGCCCACTACCGGGCCGCAGTGGAGCACGCGGGCGGGCTCCTGGCCGGGCCGGTCGGGGAGAACCTGCGCTGGATCTCCCGGCTCGCCTGGCGCGCCGCGGCCCGCCTCGCCGAGCGCGACCGCCTCGCCGCGCGACTCGCCGCCGCCATCCGCAAGGGCATCGACCCGGCCGGATGACCCGCCGGGACGTGGCCCGACCGCTCGCCCTCTCGTGGATGCCAGGCCTAAGCCGGGCAACGACACGCGGTTGCGGCGGCACAGGGGCCTTCTGGCTGGAAAGTGCGGCGGGTAGAGTGTGGGCTTGTGACGACGTTTCGGATCAGTGAGGCCGCGGCGCTGCTCGGCGTCAGCTCCGACACCGTCCGCCGCTGGGTGGACGCCGGCAGGCTGGCCGCCGAGCGCGACGAGCACGGCCACCGGCGGGTGGACGGCGCCGACCTGGCCGCGTTCGCCCGCGCGCAGATCGAGGAGAACGACGACGGCGGCCGCTCCTCGGCCCGCAACCGCTTCAGGGGGATCGTGACCGAGGTGGTCCGCGACGCGGTGATGGCGCAGGTGGAGATCGCCGCCGGGCCGTTCAGGGTGGTGTCGCTGATGAGCCGCCAGGCCGCCGACGAGCTGGGCCTGGAGGCGGGGGTGGTGGCGGTCGCCGTGATCAAGTCGACCAACGTCGTCGTGGAGATCCCCGGTCACGAGCGCGTGGCCGGTCAGGTGTGAGGAGCCGTCCCTTGGTGTTCAGGCGTCTTTCCCGATGGGTGCTCACCCTGCCCGTCGCACTCATGGTGGCGGGCCTGGCCGGTTGCGGCTCCGGCACCGGCTCGGGTGCGACGGCCACGTCGGCCGCCGGCGCGGGGGCGAAGGAGGTGACGGTGTTCGCGGCGGCCTCGCTGACCGGTACGTTCACCGAGCTCGGCAAGGTCTTCGAGAGCGCGCATCCGGGCACGACGGTGCGGTTCAACTTCGGCTCCAGCGCCACGCTGGCCCAGCAGATCGTCCAGGGCGCGCCGGCGGACGTGTTCGCGGCGGCGAGCCCGGCCACGATGAAGACGGTCACCGACGCGTCGCCGGCGGGCTCGCCGGCCTCGTTTGCCCGCAACAAGCTGCAGATCGCCGTGCCCGCGGACAACCCTGCCAAGGTGGACGAGCTGAAGGACCTGGCCGGACCCGGGGTGAAGGTGGCGCTCTGCGCCGAGCAGGTGCCGTGCGGGGCGGCGGCGGCCAAGGCACTGGGCGCGGCCGGGCTGAAGGTCACGCCTGTCACCCTGGAGCAGGACGTGAAGGCCACGCTGACGAAGGTGGAGCTGGGCGAGGTGGACGCGGCGCTGGTCTACCGGACCGACGTGATCGCCTCGGGCGGGAAGGTGCGGGGCATCGCGTTCCCGGAGGCCGACCAGGCGGTGAACGACTACCCGATCGCCACCCTGGCCGAGGCCCCGGCCGGTGAGGCGGCCCGGCAGTTCGTGGACCTGGTGCTGTCGCAGCAGGGCAGGGACGTGCTGACCAAGGCCGGCTTCGAGGTGCCCTGATCAGGATGAGCGCTCCCGTGCAGGAACAGCCGGGCCAGGCCCGGCCGCGCCGCGAGGTGTCCTCGCGGCTGCCGTGGATCCTGGTCGTGCCCGCGCTGGCGGGGCTGGCGTTCCTGGTGCTGCCGCTGGCGGGGCTGCTGGTACGGGCGCCGTGGTCCACGCTGCCGCAGCGGCTGGCCGAGCCGCACGTGCTGGAGGCGCTGCGGCTGTCGCTGGTGACCGCCACCGTCGCGACCGCCGCGTGCCTGCTGCTCGGCGTGCCGCTGGCCTGGCTGCTGGCCAGGGTCGAGTTCCCGGGGCGGCGGGTGGTGCGGGCCCTGGTCACGGTGCCGCTGGTGCTGCCGCCCGTGGTCGGCGGCGTGGCGCTGCTGCTCGTGCTGGGCCGGCGCGGGCTGGCCGGGCAGTGGCTGGAGTCGAGTTTCGGGATCACGCTGCCGTTCACGACCGCGGGTGTGATCATCGCGGAGGCGTTCGTCGCGATGCCGTTCCTGGTGATCAGCGTGGAGGGCGCGTTGCGCGGCGCCGACCAGCGGTTCGAGGAGGCGGCCGCCACGCTGGGGGCCTCGCGGTGGACGGTGTTCCGGCGGGTGACGCTGCCGATGGTGATGCCGGGTGTGGTGGCGGGGGCGGTGTTGTGCTGGGCGCGGGCGCTTGGCGAGTTCGGGGCGACGATCACGTTCGCCGGCAACTTCCCCGGCACCACGCGGACGATGCCGCTGGCCGTCTACCTGGCCCTGGAGACCGACCCGGAGGCGGCGATCGTGCTCAGCCTGGTGCTGCTCGCCGTGTCGGTGGTCATCCTGGCCAGCCTGCGCGACCGGTGGGTGAGCGCGCCATGACGCTGGACGCCAGGCTCGTGGTCACCAGGCCCGCCTTCACCCTCGACCTCGCCCTGAAGGTCGCCCCCGGTGAGGTGGTGGCGCTGCTCGGCCCGAACGGCGCGGGCAAGACCACCGCGCTGCGCGCCCTGGCCGGGCTGACCGCCATGTCCGGCGGGCAGATCACGCTGCGCGGCAGGCCGCTGCACACGCTGCCCGCCGAGAGCCGCCCCATCGGCATGGTCTTCCAGGACTACCTGCTCTTCCCGCACCTGAGCGTGCTGGACAACGTCGCGTTCGGGCCGCGCTGCCAGGGCGTGTCCAAGGCCGAGTCCCGCCGCGCCGCCGCCGAGCTGCTGGAGCGCGTCGGCCTCGCCGACCGCGCCGCCGCCAGGCCACGCCAGCTGTCCGGCGGCCAGGCGCAGCGGGTCGCGCTCGCGCGGGCGCTGGCCGTCGGGCCCGAGCTGCTCCTGCTGGACGAGCCGCTGGCCGCACTCGACGCGCACACCCGGCTGGAGATCCGCTCCCGGCTCCGCCGCCACCTCGCCGACTTCGACGGCGTCACCGTCCTGGTCACCCACGACCCGCTGGACGCGATGGTGCTGGCCGACCGGCTGGTCGTCATCGAGCGGGGCGCCGTCGTGCAGGAGGGCCCGCCGGCCGAGGTCGCCCGCCGCCCCCGCACGGATTACGTCGCCCGCCTGGTCGGACTCAACCTGTATCGCGGCGTGGCCGGCGGGGCCCGGGTCAAGGTCGGCGAGCTGCTGCTGCACACCTCGGAACACCTAGAAGGGGCCGCGTTCGTGGCGTTCCCGCCCGCCGCCGTCGCCCTCTACCGCACCCGCCCCGACGGCAGCCCCCGCAACCTGTGGGAGGCCCGCGTCGACGGCATCGAACGGCACGGCGACAACGTACGCGTCCACCTCGACGGGCCCGTCACCGTCTTCGCCGACATCACCCCCGCCGCCCTGGCCGACCTCGACCTGACCCCCGGCCAGCGGATCTGGGCGTCCGTCAAGGCCACCGAGACCCACGCCTACCCCGCATGAACACCGGGGAAAGGCCGGCCGGCTCTCATCCTGCCGAGGAGTCATCCTCCCGTGCGCCGTGGTCCGCCGCGTACACCCACGCCTTCAGCCCGGACGCCAGCGGCACCAGGGCGCGCCGGTAGTCGCCGACCTCGTAGGCGTCGGCCGCGGCGAGCTCGGCGGGGGTGAGGCGGAGCGCGGTGCCCTCGACCAGGTCGCCGGGGTCGCCCGTGGCGGTCAGGATCGGGTGGTGCGCGGCGCCGCTGATCGCGATCACATGCGGGTCGGTGATCTCCAGCATGGCCAGCCGGTAGCCGCGCAGCCGGTCGGGCGTGCCGGCGATCTCCCTCCCGAACACGGAGAGCTGCACGTCGCGCTGGCGCAGCGTGCCGTACGAGAACACGATGACCTGGTCGTCCATGCGGTCCATTCTCCCCGGCCCGCGCGGCGCGGGACCTCGCGGGCCGCCGGCCCGGGGCCGCCGCGGCCCGCGTTCAGTGCGGGCGGCTCGAGACCGACCAGCTGCGGCGGGCGTTCAGCGTGGCCGGTTCGAAGCCGGCCAGCTTCTTGTAGCGCAGCGCGATCTCCTCGCGCTCGGCCAGCGGCATGACGTCCTCGATGTCGCCGAACCCGTGCGGCGCCCGCTCGTGCGTCAGCCGCAGGATGACCTCGGGCCCGTCACCGCGGTTGGCGAGCACGACGTTGCCGGTGACCGGCCGGCGCTGCTCCTCGTAGAACTTCAGGCCCAGGCCGTTCGCCAGCGCGTACGCCAGCACCCGCGCGTCGATCACGGCCTGGGTGCCGCCGTTGGAGCCGGTCGGGTACATCGGGTGCGCGGCGTCGCCCATCAGCGTCACCCGATCCGTGGACCAGTACGGCAGCGGGTCGCGGTCGACGAGCGGGTACTCCAGGACCTGGTGCGCGTCGGCGATCAGCGCGCGCACGTCCAGCTCGTCGCAGTGCCAGCCCTCCACGTGCGGCAGGACCTTCTCCACGCCGACCCGCTGGTTCCAGTCGCCGCGGGGCACGCCCTCGACGTGCGCGGCGCGCTGGATGGCCCAGTTGATGAGCTGGGTGCCGTCGTCACCGGGCGGCGCGATGGGGTAGATGACGAGCTTCTGAGTGCTGTCGCCGACCATGAGCATGGACCTGCCGGTCATGAACGGCTTGGCGTACGTGGTGCCGCGCCACAACACGTCGCCGCCCGGCAGCGGCTCGCCCTCGCCGGGGAAGAGCGCCTGCCTGACGGTGGAGCGGATGCCGTCGGCGCCCACGAGCAGGTCGGCGTCGTGGTCGAGGCCGGTGACGGGGGAGCCCAGCACCACCGCGCCGGGGCCGAGGCGCTCGCGTACGGCCTCCAGCAGCATCATCTGCAGCCGGCCCCGGTGGATCGAGTACTGCGGCCACCGGTAGCCCGCGGCCTGCCCGCGCGGCTCGGACCAGATGTGCTGCCCGCGCGAGGTGAGGAAGGTCAGGTCCGCGGTCGCGA
This window encodes:
- a CDS encoding AAA family ATPase produces the protein MELWERSATLELLDGLLSESARGGRVAVVAGEAGIGKSVLVGEFARRCGARAPA
- a CDS encoding TOBE domain-containing protein, translating into MTTFRISEAAALLGVSSDTVRRWVDAGRLAAERDEHGHRRVDGADLAAFARAQIEENDDGGRSSARNRFRGIVTEVVRDAVMAQVEIAAGPFRVVSLMSRQAADELGLEAGVVAVAVIKSTNVVVEIPGHERVAGQV
- the modA gene encoding molybdate ABC transporter substrate-binding protein; protein product: MFRRLSRWVLTLPVALMVAGLAGCGSGTGSGATATSAAGAGAKEVTVFAAASLTGTFTELGKVFESAHPGTTVRFNFGSSATLAQQIVQGAPADVFAAASPATMKTVTDASPAGSPASFARNKLQIAVPADNPAKVDELKDLAGPGVKVALCAEQVPCGAAAAKALGAAGLKVTPVTLEQDVKATLTKVELGEVDAALVYRTDVIASGGKVRGIAFPEADQAVNDYPIATLAEAPAGEAARQFVDLVLSQQGRDVLTKAGFEVP
- a CDS encoding ABC transporter permease, producing MSAPVQEQPGQARPRREVSSRLPWILVVPALAGLAFLVLPLAGLLVRAPWSTLPQRLAEPHVLEALRLSLVTATVATAACLLLGVPLAWLLARVEFPGRRVVRALVTVPLVLPPVVGGVALLLVLGRRGLAGQWLESSFGITLPFTTAGVIIAEAFVAMPFLVISVEGALRGADQRFEEAAATLGASRWTVFRRVTLPMVMPGVVAGAVLCWARALGEFGATITFAGNFPGTTRTMPLAVYLALETDPEAAIVLSLVLLAVSVVILASLRDRWVSAP
- a CDS encoding ABC transporter ATP-binding protein; protein product: MTLDARLVVTRPAFTLDLALKVAPGEVVALLGPNGAGKTTALRALAGLTAMSGGQITLRGRPLHTLPAESRPIGMVFQDYLLFPHLSVLDNVAFGPRCQGVSKAESRRAAAELLERVGLADRAAARPRQLSGGQAQRVALARALAVGPELLLLDEPLAALDAHTRLEIRSRLRRHLADFDGVTVLVTHDPLDAMVLADRLVVIERGAVVQEGPPAEVARRPRTDYVARLVGLNLYRGVAGGARVKVGELLLHTSEHLEGAAFVAFPPAAVALYRTRPDGSPRNLWEARVDGIERHGDNVRVHLDGPVTVFADITPAALADLDLTPGQRIWASVKATETHAYPA
- a CDS encoding gamma-glutamylcyclotransferase family protein, encoding MDDQVIVFSYGTLRQRDVQLSVFGREIAGTPDRLRGYRLAMLEITDPHVIAISGAAHHPILTATGDPGDLVEGTALRLTPAELAAADAYEVGDYRRALVPLASGLKAWVYAADHGAREDDSSAG
- a CDS encoding flavin-dependent oxidoreductase, coding for MRVVIAGAGIAGLTAALSLHAAGISDVTVHEAVAELHPLGVGINILPHAIRELIELGLADRLAAIGVATADLTFLTSRGQHIWSEPRGQAAGYRWPQYSIHRGRLQMMLLEAVRERLGPGAVVLGSPVTGLDHDADLLVGADGIRSTVRQALFPGEGEPLPGGDVLWRGTTYAKPFMTGRSMLMVGDSTQKLVIYPIAPPGDDGTQLINWAIQRAAHVEGVPRGDWNQRVGVEKVLPHVEGWHCDELDVRALIADAHQVLEYPLVDRDPLPYWSTDRVTLMGDAAHPMYPTGSNGGTQAVIDARVLAYALANGLGLKFYEEQRRPVTGNVVLANRGDGPEVILRLTHERAPHGFGDIEDVMPLAEREEIALRYKKLAGFEPATLNARRSWSVSSRPH